The nucleotide sequence AACATTAAATAATGCATAACACCTGAACCTAAGCTAACATTGACGCTTCCTTGCGGAATAAATCCAATAGATATTACTATAATAAAACCCAGCAGGAAATAAATACCCGAGGATATTTTTAATGAGGATTCCTTTGTCTTCTTATACAGCGCAGGAATACCGCCAACTACCGCTCCAAGAAAAAACATAGATACAGGTATCGGATATTTCTCCAGCATCCATTTGATTAAAAATGAAAGGGAACAAATACCGGCACCGGCTCCAACACAAAACTTCAGTAAAAATAACAAATTCCCTTTGATGTCCTTAAAAAAATTACTGATAGAACCAATCAGCCTATCATAAATATCTAACAGAATAGCCATTGTACCACCACTCACTCCAGGAACACTCATGGATGAGCCAATGGCATATCCTTTTAACATTATAATCAGGTCATTTTTTAACTTGTTATTCATAAACTAAATACACCATATATTATATG is from Clostridiaceae bacterium and encodes:
- a CDS encoding DUF368 domain-containing protein produces the protein MNNKLKNDLIIMLKGYAIGSSMSVPGVSGGTMAILLDIYDRLIGSISNFFKDIKGNLLFLLKFCVGAGAGICSLSFLIKWMLEKYPIPVSMFFLGAVVGGIPALYKKTKESSLKISSGIYFLLGFIIVISIGFIPQGSVNVSLGSGVMHYLMLLVTGIVIAMALVLPGISTSHMLLVLGMYDAMLAAITEFDIVYIGILGIATLIGVFLITKPIEWILNKYPHQTYWAIIGFVLGSTAEIFRDKILPAVPQNTDALWWIGFGLMSIATFILGFMAIKSLSKYQED